Genomic window (Zingiber officinale cultivar Zhangliang chromosome 2B, Zo_v1.1, whole genome shotgun sequence):
gttcttatccaatctatgatgtgagaactcttgcctatttaacactacatccAAGTTCTCATGAAGATGTAGTTGCCTCTGTCTATACGTTACAGTCGGGCCCTGCAACTCGAATCCTTATATATTTAGCACTATACCTAAGTTTTGGAGATGTAGCGATTCTTATTGAGATGTTATAGTTGGATCATGTAACGTGTTCCTTCCGGAAAACAACctaacattagcacaatagtttaatagatCCATTCATTGAACATTTCTCATAATTTTAACGCTGGCTAACAATCTAACATAATCCTCCTCCTTTATCTGAATTTGGAACCGATCATAACTATTTCATCATGGAAGAAATTAGTTTATCTATTTAagcatatatttaattatttttttggaaTTATCTTTGTTATTGAATAATTTTTTCTTGATAAAATCAAGAGACAGTGATTTATCTTTGTTTATCAATTTCTCattttattttatcaataattttttaaaaaatttagccAGTAAAATAATTACTATTCTATCCGTGTCAATAATAtagtatattttgtatgtatttcATTAATAATGTAATTTTAGTACCTAAATGTCCTAGTAAATTGTTTTGTAAAATGACATATTTTATTGGGGGAAAAATCATATACCAATATTTTGACCGTAGAGAGCACATGCCGCTGATGTAGTTGTtgtatgattcattgaattctcGACCGTCACATCTCCTGTAGCCACTGTTGCACGATTCATTGACAGCCATTTCTGCGCTGGCTTGCAAAGTTTTTCCAAGAGATTATATTCTAACTTTTCACTTTTTATATTTCAATATTTATATTCGCAGAAATATTCTTTTTCTCTTCCAGCTTCACTTCACCAAACACAAGTTTCAGATCTATTTTGGAACGTTATATTATGTGTAATGGTGATTCATTGACAGCCATTTCTGCGCTGGCTTGCAAAGTTTTTCCAAGAGATTATATTCTAACTTTTCACTTTTTATATTTCAATATTTATATTCGCAGAAATATTCTTTTTCTCTTCCAGCTTCACTTCACCAAACACAAGTTTCAGATCTATTTTGGAACGTTATATTATGTGTAATGGTGATAATGTCATATATAAATTATATGGATAAATTCTATTATATATAATGTCAAATGGAATCCTATTATATTGTGAAGTAGTAGTGCTTGAAGATTTGAAAGAATAAAAGAAGTACTAATAGTTAAGccactttatttaattttctataaaGCCAACCATAATAATTTTAGCTTTTTTAATGTTTCCATCGTATAAATGATGTTCAATTCATGTTCCAAGGTCAAACGTCTGACTTCTGAGTTCTCAGCTCTTCCTAAACACCGCCGGACGGAGATGGGCAGCATGGAGACGATGATAGCCATGAAGGTTGTGGGCTTCTCCTTTCAGTTCATAGCGGGAAAGCTAGAGAGGATGCTAGCGGAAGAAGCTGCGATGCTGGCCGGAGTCGAAGATGATGTTCGATACATGGTCGATGAGCTCAAAAGCATGACCTCTTTCTTGAAGGCCATGTCAACCCGGCACAATCTGGATGATCAACTGCAGAACTGGGTGCAAGAAGTAAAGGAGGCGGCCTACGATGCCGAAGACTTGATCGATGAGTTCTCATGCCATCTCGGATCGATACCCTACGACCAGCGCAGAGTCAAAGGTTTTTTCAAGCATTTCCTTCGCAGTATAAAATCAATGAAAGCTCGTCATGACATCGCTTCAGATCTCAAGAAATTGAAGGTTCATGTAGAAGAAGAGGTCAGAAAGAGGCACGATCGCTATTCCCTCCTAAATGAAGCTACAAGCTCTGGCATCGCCACCAGCTTGGAAATGGCAGGCACATATTCTGATCCACGAATCATCGGCCATTTTGTAGAGGAAGCTCAACTCGTGGGCATCAACGAGAGCAGACATACGCTCATAGAGTGGGTGTTGGACAAGAACCGTCTCGTGCTCACAGTGATTTCTCTCGTCGGCTTCGGTGGTTTAGGAAAGACAACTTTGGCCAAGACAGTCTACGACGATCCTATTATCGTCGGAGGTCACTTCCAACCTCGAGCTTGGATTTCAGTGTCCCAAAATTACAATATCAAAGAGCTTCGGAAAAAGATTATTCGACAAATCTCCGTCAACGAGCAACAAATCCGAGATGTTATAGGGTGCCAAGATGCGAGGTTGAACACAGAGCAACTTCTGAACATGATGGACGAGACGCAACTGATGGAGACAATCAGAGACCATCTCCAAGGAAAGAGGTATTTGCTTGTTTTTGATGACGTTTGGAGAACTGAAGCATGGGAAGGCTTGAGCACCGCATTGCCACCTGGTAAAGAAGGAAGTAGGGTCATAGTGACCACCCGCATTGAGGAAGTGGCAAATACAAGTTGTTCGGGTAATCATCAATTTATATTTAAAGTCTCTCCTTTATCACCTGAGCTATCTTGGGAATTATTCTGTAGAAGAGTATTTGAAGCGCCTGACTATAGTTGTCCTCCAGAGCTAGAAAATGTTGGCAGAGAAATCTTGCAAAAGGGCAACGGACTGCCACTTGCGATCGTGACAATCGCAGGTCTTCTCGCTTCCAGGCCTGATaaaaaacttgaggaatggaaagACTTGCGCGACCACCTTCGTTTGGAGATAGAAACTAACGATAAGCTGTTGAAGATCCATCAGATACTAGTTTTGAGTTACAATGATTTGCCTTACCATCTCAAGCCCTGCTTCTTATTCTTAGGCACCTTTCCTGAGGATTTTGAGATTCACCGGAAGCGCCTGATGAGACGATGGATTGCTGAAGGGATTGTGAGTGGCGAAGGCGGCTTGCCCGCTGAGAAAGTCGCCGAGCGCTACTTCAACCAGTTGGTGAATCGTAGTTTGGTGCAGCCATCGCAATTTGATGATAGTGGGACAGTGAAATCCTGCCGCGTCCATGATATGATGCTTGATGTCATACTCTCGATATCGAGTAAGGAAAACTTTGCGGTGATACTGAATGAGCACACCACGATTCCGCCGCAACACCAGAAGATAAGACGCTTATCCTGGCATGGAGGAAACAGTGGAGTAGTGCCTGACCCTTATCTGTCCCGCCTCCGATCCTTCACTGCATTTGGTGTGGATGTACAACCACCGATAGATTATAGAAAGCAGAGGCAGTTGAGGGCAATTGACCTGGAAGGATGTAGGGCTTTGCATTATCTCCACCCCAAGTGCTTTTCCAAGTCGTTTCTTTTGAAGTACTTGTCTCTACGAAATACTGGATTATCTGAATTGCCAGATTCAATAGGAGATTTGCAGAATCTAGAGTTTTTGGATATAAGAGGAACTCAAATTTATTATAAACTACCCAAAACCATCGTCAAACTTCAAAAACTGGTCTACCTGCTTGCTAGTAATTATTTGAAGGTTCCGA
Coding sequences:
- the LOC122045845 gene encoding disease resistance protein Pik-2-like, which encodes MMFNSCSKVKRLTSEFSALPKHRRTEMGSMETMIAMKVVGFSFQFIAGKLERMLAEEAAMLAGVEDDVRYMVDELKSMTSFLKAMSTRHNLDDQLQNWVQEVKEAAYDAEDLIDEFSCHLGSIPYDQRRVKGFFKHFLRSIKSMKARHDIASDLKKLKVHVEEEVRKRHDRYSLLNEATSSGIATSLEMAGTYSDPRIIGHFVEEAQLVGINESRHTLIEWVLDKNRLVLTVISLVGFGGLGKTTLAKTVYDDPIIVGGHFQPRAWISVSQNYNIKELRKKIIRQISVNEQQIRDVIGCQDARLNTEQLLNMMDETQLMETIRDHLQGKRYLLVFDDVWRTEAWEGLSTALPPGKEGSRVIVTTRIEEVANTSCSELENVGREILQKGNGLPLAIVTIAGLLASRPDKKLEEWKDLRDHLRLEIETNDKLLKIHQILVLSYNDLPYHLKPCFLFLGTFPEDFEIHRKRLMRRWIAEGIVSGEGGLPAEKVAERYFNQLVNRSLVQPSQFDDSGTVKSCRVHDMMLDVILSISSKENFAVILNEHTTIPPQHQKIRRLSWHGGNSGVVPDPYLSRLRSFTAFGVDVQPPIDYRKQRQLRAIDLEGCRALHYLHPKCFSKSFLLKYLSLRNTGLSELPDSIGDLQNLEFLDIRGTQIYYKLPKTIVKLQKLVYLLASNYLKVPKRIEKLKRLVTFGIAYVENVQSLQEIGELVDLQKLGIGFRQHDDLSLRMQEISALFSKLIGSLRSLKIFSWPNSGLKTALDQVASPPLMLCKLGIHFKLGELPPWFASLNHVVKISLSNTLLQLEDLQVLRNLPALVNLILGYRSFVHYDLVFDRGGFTQLKFLEISWYNVSFKEGAVRSLEILKIFFVTGVRSVNGIEHLHRLREVHIKTRDEEIIEMVKNISASHSNRLKCFATQH